A genome region from Sphingobium sp. WTD-1 includes the following:
- a CDS encoding saccharopine dehydrogenase family protein, translating into MSKVLVIGAGGVGSVAVHKMAMNPDIFSHITLASRRIVSCEKVAESVKKLVGVDIDVAQVDADNVEETIALIQKVQPKLVVNLALPYQDLAIMDACLATKTDYLDTANYEPRDTAKFEYSWQWAYQERFKEAGIMALLGSGFDPGVTSVFASYIKKHLLDTIDTLDILDCNGGDHGQHFATNFNPEINIREVTAPSRHWLNGEWVEGPALSHKQVFDFDQVGEKNMYLMYHEELESLATHYPEIKRIRFWMTFGDAYLKHLEVLQNVGMTRIDPVIYNGQEIIPLQFLKAVLPEPSSLGSTTKGKTNIGDIATGQKDGQEKTVYIYQVCDHEDAYAETGNQAVSYTTGVPAMIGAAMMLTGAWKGEGVFNIEQFDPDPFMDMLNKHGLPWQVKELDAPLAF; encoded by the coding sequence TTGAGCAAGGTTCTGGTCATCGGCGCAGGCGGCGTCGGGTCTGTCGCGGTCCACAAGATGGCGATGAACCCTGATATTTTCAGCCACATCACGCTGGCCAGCCGCCGCATCGTCAGCTGCGAGAAGGTCGCCGAATCGGTGAAGAAGCTGGTCGGCGTGGATATCGACGTGGCCCAGGTCGATGCCGACAATGTCGAAGAGACCATCGCCCTCATCCAGAAGGTCCAGCCCAAGCTGGTCGTGAACCTGGCGCTCCCCTATCAGGATCTGGCGATCATGGACGCATGCCTCGCGACCAAGACCGACTATCTCGACACCGCCAATTACGAACCGCGCGACACCGCCAAGTTCGAATATAGCTGGCAGTGGGCCTATCAGGAACGCTTCAAGGAAGCCGGCATCATGGCGTTGCTGGGTTCGGGCTTCGATCCGGGCGTCACCAGCGTCTTCGCCAGCTATATCAAGAAGCATCTGCTCGACACGATCGACACGCTCGACATTCTCGACTGCAATGGCGGCGACCATGGCCAGCATTTCGCCACCAACTTCAATCCGGAAATCAACATCCGCGAAGTGACCGCCCCGTCGCGCCACTGGCTGAACGGCGAATGGGTCGAAGGCCCTGCGCTCAGCCACAAGCAGGTGTTCGACTTCGACCAGGTCGGCGAAAAGAACATGTACCTCATGTATCATGAGGAACTGGAAAGCCTCGCCACCCACTATCCCGAAATCAAGCGCATCCGCTTCTGGATGACCTTCGGCGACGCTTATCTCAAGCATCTCGAAGTGCTGCAGAATGTCGGCATGACCCGGATCGATCCGGTCATCTATAATGGCCAGGAAATCATCCCGCTCCAGTTCCTGAAAGCGGTTCTGCCTGAACCGTCGAGCCTGGGTTCGACCACCAAGGGCAAGACCAATATCGGCGACATCGCGACCGGTCAGAAGGATGGTCAGGAAAAGACCGTCTATATCTATCAGGTCTGTGACCATGAGGACGCCTATGCCGAAACCGGCAACCAGGCTGTCAGCTACACCACCGGCGTGCCGGCGATGATCGGCGCCGCCATGATGCTGACCGGCGCCTGGAAGGGCGAAGGCGTGTTCAACATCGAGCAGTTCGATCCCGATCCCTTCATGGATATGCTGAACAAGCATGGCCTGCCCTGGCAGGTGAAGGAACTGGACGCGCCGCTGGCCTTCTAA
- a CDS encoding N-formylglutamate amidohydrolase, producing MSEAFTTMRKGDLDLLIIVDHASAHVPDDIDLGIDPALLRDHIAIDIGVAEVSQLLAAQLGCSTILAGISRLVIDLNREEDAPGLLPVMSDGHAIPGNRDADLAERMRRFHHPYHHQVAAILDGMTSPFILSVHSFTPRLASDSAQQRPWDIGILYNQDDRAARIAIPMLAAAGLNVGDQLPYSGQLLNATMNRHAEANGIPYLGIEMRQDLVGDAAGQRRFADLLGPIVLECRNRLS from the coding sequence ATGAGCGAAGCCTTCACCACCATGCGGAAGGGCGATCTCGACCTGCTGATCATCGTCGATCATGCCTCGGCCCATGTCCCCGACGATATCGACCTGGGCATCGATCCGGCGCTGCTTCGCGACCATATCGCGATCGACATCGGCGTGGCGGAAGTCAGCCAGTTGCTCGCCGCGCAACTGGGCTGCTCGACGATCCTGGCTGGCATCTCCCGCCTGGTCATCGATCTCAATCGCGAAGAGGATGCACCCGGCCTGTTGCCGGTGATGAGTGACGGCCATGCCATTCCGGGCAATCGCGACGCCGATCTGGCCGAACGGATGCGCCGCTTCCATCATCCCTATCATCATCAGGTGGCGGCGATCCTTGACGGCATGACGTCACCTTTCATCCTGTCCGTGCATAGCTTCACGCCGCGCCTGGCGAGCGATTCGGCGCAGCAGCGGCCCTGGGATATCGGCATTCTCTATAATCAGGATGATCGGGCGGCGCGGATCGCCATTCCGATGCTGGCGGCGGCGGGCCTGAATGTCGGCGACCAACTGCCCTATTCGGGGCAATTGCTCAACGCGACCATGAACCGCCATGCCGAAGCCAATGGCATCCCCTATCTGGGGATCGAGATGCGGCAGGACCTGGTTGGCGATGCTGCCGGGCAGCGTCGCTTTGCCGATCTGCTCGGGCCGATCGTGCTGGAATGCCGCAACCGGCTGAGTTGA
- a CDS encoding carboxynorspermidine decarboxylase — METKAGDPAAFAHFDLYRVPSPAFVVDEAAVRRNLSVLRDIGDRAGIKVLGALKAFSMWSLGGVLGEYLDGVCASGIYEARLGREEYQGEVATYCAAYKPDDLAEILKISDHVIFNSPGQIARMKPVIDAARAEGRIFDIGLRINPLHPEGEVPKYDPSQPHSRLGFPIDQLRAEHLDGVDGLHVHNLCEQDFLPLQRTWAAIEPFVMPHVTGLKWLNFGGGHHVTRADYQIDELIAFLQAIKAQTGLELYIEPGEAMALDAGILVGEILDVIDNGMAVAITDISATCHMPDVIEAPYRPAMLHEQEDGPVTRLGGPSCLAGDIIGDYRVPGGAEAGARIAFLDQAHYSMVKTNTFNGVPLPAIWLWNSQSDELREIRSFSYADFKGRLS, encoded by the coding sequence ATGGAAACCAAGGCTGGCGATCCCGCCGCTTTCGCCCATTTCGACCTGTACCGCGTCCCCTCGCCCGCCTTCGTCGTCGATGAAGCCGCCGTGCGGCGCAACCTGTCGGTGCTGCGCGATATCGGCGACCGCGCCGGGATCAAGGTGCTGGGCGCGCTCAAGGCCTTTTCCATGTGGTCGTTGGGCGGCGTGCTGGGCGAATATCTCGACGGCGTCTGCGCCTCGGGCATCTATGAAGCTCGGCTTGGCCGCGAGGAATATCAGGGCGAGGTCGCGACCTATTGCGCCGCCTACAAGCCCGACGATCTGGCCGAAATCCTCAAGATTTCCGACCATGTGATCTTCAACAGCCCTGGCCAGATCGCCCGGATGAAGCCGGTGATCGACGCCGCGCGCGCAGAAGGTCGCATCTTCGACATCGGCCTGCGCATCAATCCGCTCCACCCGGAGGGCGAGGTGCCCAAATATGACCCGTCGCAGCCGCATAGCCGCCTCGGCTTCCCGATCGACCAGTTGCGCGCAGAGCATCTGGACGGCGTTGACGGCCTCCACGTCCATAATCTGTGCGAACAGGATTTCCTGCCGCTCCAGCGCACCTGGGCGGCGATCGAGCCGTTCGTCATGCCCCATGTTACCGGCCTCAAATGGCTGAACTTCGGCGGTGGCCACCATGTCACCCGCGCCGACTACCAGATCGACGAGTTGATCGCCTTCCTTCAGGCGATCAAGGCGCAGACCGGGCTTGAACTCTATATCGAGCCGGGCGAGGCGATGGCGCTCGATGCGGGCATCCTGGTCGGCGAGATCCTCGACGTGATCGACAATGGCATGGCCGTCGCAATCACCGACATCAGCGCCACCTGCCACATGCCCGACGTGATCGAGGCACCCTATCGCCCCGCCATGCTGCATGAGCAGGAAGACGGCCCGGTCACGCGCCTGGGCGGCCCATCCTGCCTGGCGGGCGATATCATCGGCGATTATCGGGTGCCTGGCGGCGCCGAAGCGGGCGCGCGCATCGCCTTCCTGGACCAGGCCCATTATTCGATGGTGAAGACCAACACCTTCAACGGCGTGCCCCTGCCCGCCATCTGGCTGTGGAATTCCCAGAGCGATGAACTCCGGGAAATCCGCAGCTTTTCCTACGCGGATTTCAAGGGCCGCCTGTCCTGA
- a CDS encoding class I SAM-dependent RNA methyltransferase, producing MTHDNDLILRIAAKGDGVTADGRHFALVAPGDRIAADGSIIAGPHHVDAPCIHFPGCGGCELQQIDEPSLADFVSARVTGALAGQGVVSQAILPAHVSPPRTRRRASLRAARQGRRITIGFAEQGSHVLVDLTMCEILDPRLFALIAPLRTMLLTCLPDKRAAHVRMSLTDQGVDLLLEGVKVEGLAADEALGDFARGHALARLTIDQGDGPETRWEPEPVTVSFGGVAVGFPPYSFLQATPDGEAALVKAVQDALPATGAVADLFCGLGTFALAIGVNRPVYAAEGARDLVLSLKLAGHRAQRRMVADHRDLFRRPLTPEELNRFAVVVIDPPRAGAREQAMQLAQSTVPLIAYVSCNPGSFARDAAHLVAGGYVLDSVMPVGQFRWSTHVELVGIFRRP from the coding sequence GTGACCCACGATAATGATCTCATCCTCCGCATCGCCGCCAAGGGCGATGGCGTGACCGCCGATGGGCGGCATTTCGCACTGGTAGCACCGGGCGACCGGATTGCCGCCGATGGCAGCATCATCGCCGGCCCGCATCATGTCGATGCGCCCTGCATCCATTTTCCCGGTTGCGGTGGCTGCGAGTTGCAGCAGATCGACGAGCCGAGCCTCGCTGATTTCGTCAGCGCCCGCGTGACCGGCGCCTTGGCCGGGCAGGGCGTGGTGTCGCAGGCGATACTGCCGGCGCATGTCTCGCCGCCGCGCACGCGTCGCCGCGCCTCGCTGCGGGCTGCGCGGCAGGGCAGGCGGATCACCATCGGCTTTGCCGAGCAGGGCAGCCATGTGCTGGTCGACCTGACGATGTGCGAAATCCTCGATCCGCGCCTGTTCGCACTGATCGCGCCGCTGCGGACGATGCTGCTGACCTGCCTGCCCGACAAGCGCGCCGCGCATGTGCGCATGTCGCTGACCGACCAGGGCGTCGACCTGCTGCTGGAAGGCGTGAAGGTCGAGGGGCTGGCGGCGGACGAGGCGCTGGGCGATTTCGCCCGCGGACACGCTCTGGCACGGCTGACGATCGACCAGGGCGATGGCCCCGAAACCCGTTGGGAGCCGGAACCAGTGACCGTCAGCTTCGGCGGTGTCGCGGTCGGCTTCCCGCCCTATTCCTTCCTGCAGGCGACGCCCGATGGTGAGGCGGCGCTGGTTAAGGCAGTGCAGGATGCGTTGCCCGCGACCGGTGCTGTCGCCGACCTGTTCTGCGGCCTTGGCACCTTTGCACTGGCGATCGGCGTTAATCGGCCGGTCTATGCGGCGGAGGGCGCGCGCGATCTGGTGCTATCGCTCAAGCTTGCGGGCCATCGCGCGCAGCGGCGCATGGTGGCGGATCATCGCGACCTGTTCCGTCGCCCGCTGACGCCCGAGGAACTGAACCGCTTTGCCGTCGTGGTGATCGATCCGCCCCGTGCTGGTGCGCGCGAACAGGCGATGCAGCTGGCGCAGTCGACCGTGCCGCTGATCGCTTATGTCTCGTGCAATCCGGGCAGCTTCGCCCGCGATGCTGCGCATCTGGTGGCGGGCGGCTATGTGCTCGACAGCGTCATGCCGGTCGGCCAGTTCCGCTGGTCCACCCATGTCGAGCTGGTCGGGATTTTCCGGCGCCCCTGA
- a CDS encoding type III PLP-dependent enzyme, producing MHKHHSALGVATALTPAAPVTLIRPEAAARAARFFTEKFPGRSLYAVKANPSPDLIRTLFASGITHFDVASIAEVRLVAETLEGKAKLCFMHPVKAEEAIAEAYHVHGVRTFSLDTIDELEKIMRATGDATDLELCVRLRVSSEHSELSLASKFGAELGETRELLMATRQAADALGICFHVGSQAMSPQAYSDAIERVRAAIVDAAVTVDIIDVGGGFPSIYPGMEPVALENYFEAIHRGFESLPVSYSSELWCEPGRALSAEYSSIIVRVERRRGQELYINDGAYGALFDAAHIGWRFPVALLRGDESEEELEGFSFYGPTCDDMDHMVGPFMLPADVKVGDYIEIGMLGAYGAAMRTGFNGFTSESTIEVSDEPMASLYAETLPARRRATVIKLG from the coding sequence TTGCACAAGCATCATAGCGCGCTGGGGGTAGCGACCGCCCTCACACCGGCAGCACCGGTAACGCTGATCCGTCCCGAAGCCGCAGCTCGGGCCGCCCGTTTCTTCACTGAGAAGTTTCCGGGTCGCTCGCTCTATGCAGTCAAGGCGAATCCGTCTCCTGATCTGATCCGTACGCTTTTCGCATCGGGCATCACGCATTTCGACGTGGCCTCGATTGCCGAAGTGCGTCTCGTTGCCGAAACGCTCGAAGGCAAGGCCAAGCTCTGCTTCATGCACCCGGTCAAGGCCGAGGAAGCGATCGCGGAAGCTTACCATGTCCATGGCGTGCGCACCTTCTCGCTCGACACGATCGACGAGCTGGAAAAGATCATGCGCGCCACCGGTGATGCGACCGATCTGGAGCTGTGCGTGCGCCTGCGCGTCTCGTCCGAACATTCGGAACTCAGCCTGGCGTCGAAGTTCGGCGCGGAGCTGGGCGAAACCCGCGAGCTGTTGATGGCAACCCGTCAGGCCGCCGATGCGCTGGGCATCTGCTTCCATGTCGGCAGCCAAGCGATGAGCCCCCAGGCCTATAGCGATGCGATCGAGCGTGTGCGCGCCGCGATCGTGGACGCAGCCGTCACGGTCGACATCATCGATGTCGGCGGCGGCTTCCCGTCCATCTATCCGGGCATGGAGCCGGTCGCGCTCGAAAATTATTTCGAAGCGATCCATCGCGGCTTCGAAAGCCTGCCCGTCAGCTATTCATCGGAATTGTGGTGCGAACCCGGCCGCGCGCTGTCGGCCGAGTACAGCTCGATCATCGTGCGCGTCGAACGCCGCCGTGGCCAGGAACTCTACATCAACGACGGCGCCTATGGCGCATTGTTCGATGCCGCGCATATCGGCTGGCGTTTCCCCGTCGCCCTGCTGCGCGGGGATGAGAGCGAGGAAGAGCTGGAAGGCTTTTCCTTCTACGGCCCGACCTGCGACGACATGGACCATATGGTCGGCCCGTTCATGCTCCCTGCGGACGTGAAAGTCGGCGACTATATCGAGATCGGCATGCTCGGCGCCTATGGCGCGGCGATGCGCACCGGCTTCAACGGCTTCACGTCGGAATCGACGATCGAAGTGTCGGACGAGCCGATGGCCAGCCTCTATGCCGAAACTCTGCCGGCCCGTCGTCGCGCAACTGTCATCAAGCTCGGTTAA
- a CDS encoding NAD(P)H-hydrate dehydratase — MVPDPILTAAAMRAAEQAAFNAGVDPYELMERAGAAAAHIIWRAGHRRDVLVLCGLGNNGGDGFVIARILRELGVPVRVASIGDSRTASAQRARALWGGPVEPLADAAPAAQLVDALFGTGLTRGLDAAVADRLGALVAHANHSYAIDLPSGVGTDDGLLLSAVPKFGVTIALGAFKPAHLLQPAADLMGRLVRADIGIAMPQHVHVLAPPRLRAPDAVAHKYSRGLVGVVGGAMPGAAALAAAAAAHSGAGMVRRYDASPCEAGLHAIVHQQIEDVIVLRASLSDLRLASVLVGPGLGRAEGAQARLDAALACKRPVVLDADALTLLAGKAETHVPAGSILTPHEGEFVRLFGNLPGSKIDRALAAARMTNAIMIYKGADSVIAAPDGRVAVARSASTWLSTAGTGDVLAGLAAGRLAVTGDPFRAACEAVWLHGEAARRAGPAFVADDLLAALPAAIGSRL, encoded by the coding sequence ATGGTGCCCGACCCGATATTGACGGCAGCAGCCATGCGCGCGGCCGAGCAGGCGGCTTTTAATGCCGGGGTCGATCCTTACGAACTGATGGAACGAGCCGGCGCGGCGGCGGCGCATATTATCTGGCGCGCGGGGCATCGGCGCGATGTACTGGTCCTCTGTGGTCTTGGCAATAATGGCGGTGATGGCTTTGTTATTGCGCGGATATTGCGCGAACTTGGCGTGCCGGTGCGGGTCGCCTCCATAGGGGATAGTCGCACTGCGTCCGCCCAGCGGGCCAGGGCTTTATGGGGTGGCCCGGTAGAGCCGCTGGCGGACGCCGCGCCGGCTGCGCAACTGGTCGACGCGCTGTTCGGCACAGGGCTGACGCGCGGCCTGGATGCGGCTGTCGCGGACCGGTTGGGCGCATTGGTGGCGCATGCCAATCACAGCTATGCGATCGACCTGCCCAGCGGGGTGGGGACCGATGATGGCCTGCTATTGTCGGCGGTGCCGAAGTTCGGTGTGACGATCGCGCTGGGGGCGTTCAAGCCCGCGCATCTGTTGCAGCCGGCGGCGGACCTTATGGGGAGGCTGGTGCGGGCGGACATCGGCATAGCCATGCCGCAGCATGTGCATGTGCTTGCACCGCCGCGGCTCCGTGCGCCTGATGCCGTTGCACATAAATATAGTCGGGGTCTAGTTGGGGTTGTTGGAGGCGCCATGCCGGGCGCGGCGGCGCTGGCAGCGGCCGCAGCGGCCCATTCCGGTGCTGGGATGGTGAGGCGCTATGACGCTTCACCTTGTGAGGCCGGGCTGCACGCCATCGTTCATCAGCAGATTGAGGATGTCATTGTTCTGCGCGCTTCCCTTTCCGACCTTCGGCTGGCGTCTGTGCTGGTCGGTCCGGGACTGGGCCGGGCAGAGGGCGCGCAAGCGCGCCTCGACGCAGCGCTGGCATGTAAGCGTCCAGTGGTATTGGACGCCGATGCACTGACCCTGTTGGCCGGCAAAGCTGAGACCCATGTCCCCGCCGGATCGATCCTGACCCCGCATGAGGGCGAATTCGTCCGGTTGTTCGGCAATCTGCCGGGCAGCAAGATCGATCGGGCGCTGGCGGCGGCGCGCATGACGAACGCGATCATGATCTACAAGGGCGCGGATAGCGTGATCGCCGCGCCGGATGGCCGGGTAGCCGTGGCGCGGAGTGCTTCGACCTGGCTGTCCACCGCTGGAACGGGCGATGTGCTGGCTGGCTTGGCGGCCGGGCGACTGGCCGTGACCGGCGATCCATTCCGCGCGGCGTGTGAGGCGGTGTGGTTGCATGGGGAGGCTGCGCGAAGGGCTGGGCCGGCTTTTGTCGCGGATGATTTGCTTGCTGCGCTTCCAGCCGCTATCGGCTCGCGGCTGTGA
- a CDS encoding tetratricopeptide repeat protein, with translation MLPVAAGASVDPDMALHAYARARLADGEGALGVAVDSYRVALAGDPTSLAIARRSYVQALESGDMPLALQSAALLDEGGMLPRDGTLLRICDALGRKDWAVAQAFTDRLVEEGNFSFLAPIVQSWISLGQRRYVAPVIDSKDKFGALGARYLDEHLALQAMARGDKEEAIGAMRRALSLRVTDDDALRLTFAAQLAGRRAKADALALLPADEASFAKARADVARGKMPGAIAMSFTPKQGFAQLLARLAVDIASDETGTALGIRLARIATFADPAAAEPHLVAAKLLVAGNLANYGAEEARKVPVTGWYGALAQAELVEALAASGDRDGAIALAQSLASAPNAEPERFVRLGRLLADSGDFDGAASAFHRAQAGYSADNLPWALLLFEGSALEQGKRWDEAHAVLEKAAAMAPNEPVILNYLGYAQIERRQNVDVALDLLKKASALKPQDASITDSLGWAKFVTGDVKGAVPVLERAAAGAPGDATINEHLGDALWTAGRRYEARYAWRAAAVFAEGDVANRLDAKAREGLKPEYAAP, from the coding sequence ATGCTGCCGGTTGCGGCCGGCGCATCGGTCGATCCCGATATGGCCTTGCATGCCTATGCCCGCGCGCGCCTTGCCGATGGTGAAGGCGCGCTTGGCGTTGCGGTCGACAGCTATCGTGTGGCCCTCGCCGGCGATCCGACCAGCCTCGCCATTGCCCGTCGTTCCTATGTCCAGGCATTGGAAAGCGGCGACATGCCGCTGGCGCTGCAATCGGCGGCGCTGCTGGATGAGGGCGGCATGCTGCCGCGCGACGGCACCTTGCTGCGGATTTGCGACGCATTGGGTCGCAAGGATTGGGCGGTGGCGCAGGCCTTCACCGACCGACTGGTGGAGGAGGGCAATTTCTCCTTCCTCGCCCCGATCGTGCAAAGCTGGATATCGCTGGGGCAGCGCCGCTATGTGGCGCCGGTCATCGATAGCAAGGACAAGTTCGGCGCGCTGGGCGCCCGCTATCTCGACGAACATCTGGCGTTGCAGGCCATGGCGCGGGGCGACAAGGAAGAGGCCATTGGTGCGATGCGTCGCGCCCTGTCCTTGCGGGTGACGGATGATGACGCGCTGCGCCTGACCTTCGCCGCGCAATTGGCCGGGCGCCGGGCGAAGGCGGATGCCCTGGCCCTGCTGCCCGCCGATGAAGCGAGCTTCGCCAAGGCCCGCGCGGACGTTGCGCGCGGCAAGATGCCCGGTGCGATTGCCATGTCCTTCACGCCCAAGCAGGGCTTTGCCCAATTGCTGGCCCGCTTGGCGGTCGATATCGCGTCCGACGAGACGGGCACGGCGCTGGGCATTCGCCTGGCGCGGATCGCAACCTTTGCCGATCCAGCGGCGGCGGAACCGCATCTGGTGGCCGCCAAGCTGCTGGTGGCGGGCAACCTGGCCAATTATGGCGCGGAGGAAGCGCGCAAGGTGCCGGTCACTGGTTGGTATGGCGCGCTCGCCCAGGCGGAGTTGGTCGAGGCACTGGCGGCCTCGGGGGATCGCGACGGCGCGATTGCACTGGCACAAAGCCTGGCATCGGCTCCCAATGCTGAGCCGGAACGCTTTGTAAGGCTTGGGCGATTGTTGGCGGACTCTGGCGATTTCGACGGCGCTGCATCGGCCTTTCATCGCGCACAGGCGGGCTATTCGGCTGACAACCTGCCTTGGGCGCTGTTGTTGTTCGAAGGCAGCGCGCTGGAGCAGGGTAAACGGTGGGACGAAGCCCATGCGGTGCTGGAAAAGGCGGCCGCCATGGCCCCGAATGAACCGGTCATCCTCAATTATCTCGGCTATGCCCAGATCGAACGGCGCCAGAATGTCGATGTGGCACTGGACCTGCTGAAGAAGGCGAGTGCGCTCAAGCCCCAGGATGCGTCGATCACGGACTCGCTCGGTTGGGCCAAATTCGTGACCGGGGACGTCAAGGGCGCTGTCCCGGTGCTGGAGCGCGCCGCAGCCGGAGCGCCTGGCGATGCTACGATCAACGAACATCTTGGCGATGCGCTGTGGACCGCTGGCCGTCGCTACGAGGCGCGTTATGCATGGCGCGCGGCGGCGGTGTTCGCGGAGGGGGATGTCGCCAATCGGCTTGACGCCAAGGCCCGTGAAGGGTTGAAGCCCGAATATGCCGCGCCCTGA
- a CDS encoding alpha/beta hydrolase — protein sequence MRKLMSAVLALSLFGAPVSAQQPADPYAPAKAIVADVNRIVTPNGVQENLVVTLGGARQAINVRGADRANPILIYVHGGPGAVEMPFAWSFQRPWEDFFTVVQWDQRGAGKSYALNDPKAIAPTMTLDRYRDDAIELIDYLKARYGKRKVFLLGHSWGSAVGLSVAIKRPDLLYAYVGMGQAIDFRAGERMGMDWTIAQARKASNTDAVKAIEALAPYPASGPFTIDKADGWRRYAIPYGSLMADRPDPTLYFQTPRLSPDYTPEDRKAWGVGSEFSTTTMWPRVADVSFAKVHEMKLPVIMLLGRTDYTVPSPLAAQWMDRLKAPAKKTIWFEHSAHMPMVEEPGLVLKALINDVRPLADQE from the coding sequence ATGCGAAAGCTGATGAGCGCCGTTCTGGCGCTTTCTCTTTTTGGAGCGCCGGTTTCTGCGCAGCAGCCCGCCGATCCCTATGCCCCGGCCAAGGCAATCGTCGCCGACGTCAACCGGATCGTGACGCCGAATGGCGTCCAGGAAAATCTGGTCGTGACCTTGGGCGGCGCGCGGCAGGCGATCAATGTGCGCGGCGCCGATCGCGCCAACCCAATTCTTATCTATGTCCATGGCGGCCCCGGCGCGGTGGAAATGCCCTTCGCCTGGTCGTTCCAACGGCCATGGGAGGATTTCTTCACCGTCGTCCAGTGGGACCAGCGCGGCGCTGGCAAAAGCTATGCCCTGAATGATCCCAAGGCGATCGCTCCGACCATGACGCTGGATCGCTATCGCGACGATGCCATCGAACTGATCGACTATCTCAAGGCCCGCTATGGCAAGCGCAAGGTCTTCCTGCTCGGCCATAGCTGGGGCTCCGCCGTCGGCCTGTCGGTGGCGATCAAGCGGCCCGACCTGCTCTATGCCTATGTCGGCATGGGCCAGGCGATCGACTTCCGCGCGGGCGAACGCATGGGCATGGACTGGACGATCGCGCAGGCAAGGAAGGCCAGCAACACCGATGCCGTGAAGGCGATCGAGGCGCTTGCCCCCTATCCCGCCAGCGGGCCGTTCACGATCGACAAGGCGGACGGCTGGCGCCGCTATGCCATTCCTTACGGCTCGCTGATGGCCGACCGGCCCGACCCGACGCTCTATTTCCAGACGCCGCGCCTGTCGCCCGACTATACGCCCGAAGACCGCAAGGCCTGGGGCGTGGGCAGCGAATTTTCGACCACGACCATGTGGCCGCGCGTCGCCGATGTCAGCTTCGCCAAGGTTCACGAGATGAAGCTGCCGGTGATCATGCTGCTCGGCCGCACCGACTATACCGTGCCCTCGCCGCTCGCCGCGCAATGGATGGACCGGTTGAAAGCCCCCGCCAAGAAGACCATCTGGTTCGAGCATTCGGCCCATATGCCGATGGTCGAGGAACCCGGCCTGGTCCTCAAGGCCCTGATCAACGATGTCCGCCCGCTGGCGGATCAGGAGTAA
- a CDS encoding 4-(cytidine 5'-diphospho)-2-C-methyl-D-erythritol kinase: MHVRERRADGYHALESLFVFAEDGDILRARQRDDGVITLAVEGPCGAGLGGDEDNLVMRAARRLQAATGIMAGADIRLDKRLPVASGIGGGSADAAATLRLLMRLWNIAVEDAVLQQLSLSLGSDVPACLTSITQLVRGRGELLEAQALDDLSGRPMLLVNPRVGVSTASVFAGWDRIDRGALDALDIDGLVRDGRNDLEAPALLLAPVIGEVLEAVQAQRPRLARMSGSGATCFALFDNGQAMAQAATALRRDHPDWWVMETRIRTS; this comes from the coding sequence TTGCATGTGCGAGAGCGCCGCGCAGATGGCTATCATGCGCTGGAAAGCCTGTTCGTCTTTGCCGAGGATGGGGATATTCTCCGCGCTCGGCAGCGCGACGATGGTGTCATCACGCTCGCCGTGGAAGGCCCTTGTGGCGCCGGCCTGGGCGGTGACGAGGACAATCTGGTGATGCGGGCGGCGCGGCGCCTTCAGGCGGCCACCGGGATAATGGCCGGTGCCGATATCCGGCTCGACAAGCGGCTGCCGGTTGCGTCCGGCATTGGCGGCGGTTCGGCGGATGCGGCCGCGACGCTGCGCTTGCTGATGCGCCTCTGGAATATTGCCGTGGAAGACGCTGTATTACAGCAATTATCCCTGTCGCTCGGGTCGGACGTACCGGCCTGCTTGACCAGCATCACGCAACTGGTGCGCGGCCGCGGCGAACTGCTGGAGGCGCAGGCACTGGATGACCTGTCGGGCCGGCCGATGCTGCTGGTCAATCCGCGGGTTGGCGTCTCGACGGCGTCGGTCTTTGCCGGCTGGGACAGGATCGATCGCGGTGCGCTCGATGCGCTTGATATTGACGGGCTTGTGCGCGACGGGCGCAATGATCTGGAGGCGCCGGCTCTGCTGTTGGCGCCGGTGATCGGTGAAGTGCTGGAGGCGGTGCAGGCGCAACGGCCACGGCTCGCGCGCATGTCCGGGTCGGGCGCGACCTGTTTTGCGCTGTTCGATAACGGGCAGGCAATGGCGCAGGCCGCGACGGCCCTGCGCCGTGATCATCCGGATTGGTGGGTGATGGAAACGAGGATCAGGACATCATGA